The genome window TGGTCTTAAATGGAGACAAGGTTTCATAAGGAATAGAGTTCTTGTTGAGGGTGATATTGACTTCATCCAACAAGTTTTGCGCCACTTTTCCGTTTTCAACGACTTTAGTGACGTCGACAAGGAAAAGGTGGTTCTCTGTTCCGCCTGAAATAACGCGGAAATCAGGATCTTGCAAGAAGACATCAGCCATGGCCTGACTGTTCTTAATCACGTTAGCTGCATACTCTTTAAAGGCAGGATCCAGCGCTTCTTTGAAAGCGACAGCTTTGGCTGCAATGACATGCTCCAACGGTCCTCCTTGAATACCAGGGAAAATAGCAGAGTTAATTTTCTTAGCTAATTCCTCGTCATTGGTCAAGATTAGGCCTCCACGAGGGCCACGAAGGGTCTTGTGAGTGGTCGTTGTCGTGATATGTGCATAAGGAACTGGACTTGGATGGAGACCTGCTGCCACGAGACCAGCAATATGGGCCATATCAACCATGAGCTTAGCTCCTACTGCATCTGCAATCTCACGGAATTTTGAGAAATCAATAATATGAGAGTAGGCTGAGGCACCAGCAACGATGAGTTTTGGCTTCACTTCTTGGGCTTGTTTTAAGATGGCATCAAAATCCAAGAGCTCTGTTTCAGGATCTACACTATAAGACACAAAGTTATAGGTTTGACCAGAGAAGCTCACAGTAGCTCCGTGCGTCAAATGCCCACCGGCAGCTAGATCCATCCCCATGACAGTATCACCAGGCTCAATCAAGGCCATATAGGCAGCACAGTTTGCCTGACTTCCTGAATGCGGTTGAACGTTTGCAAATTTAGCCCCAAAGATTTCTTTGGCCCGTTCGATCGCGAGACTTTCGACCACATCGACCACATCTGTCCCGCCATAGTAACGACGACCAGGATAGCCTTCGGCATATTTATTGGTCAGAATAGACCCTTGAGCAGCCATCACTGCCTTAGAGACAACATTTTCAGAAGCAATCAACTCAATATTGTTTTGTTGACGCTCTTCTTCTTTAGCGATCGCATTCCATAGGTCTGCATCATAGGCTTTGTAATCTTCTTTATCAAAAATCATCGGTCTACTCCTTTATAAAAAATTATTTATGTACATTATCACTGAGGAAGTTTATCATCCTCAAAGGAAAGCTCTGGCACTTGTGCAAGCAAATCAGCTTTTGTAATCGAACCTTGCCGCAAAATCCTGGCTTTAGAACCAGAGATATCCAAAATAGTTGAATCTCGTCCAGTCAAGAAGTCATCATCCTCTATACCTGGAACCACTTGATCAAACTCGCTTACAATAGCCTCATACTTTGTTCCACTTGCATGGCCTGAAAGATTAGCCGAGGGACCAACCAAAGGACCGTATTTACGAATTAATTCCAATGTTTTTGGGTGAGCCGGAATACGGAAACCAACTGTATCCAAGCCCGAATGAATCCAGTCTGGCACCTTCTTATTCGCCTGAAGAATAATAGTCAGAGGCCCTGGTAAAAATGAATCAACCAGTTTTGTTAAATAGCCAGGTTGGTTTTTCGAATAAAGTCGAATCGCTATTTCATCGGCTACATTTAAATTCAGAGCCTTTTCTCTAGGTCTACGTTTTAATTCGTAAATATAATTAACTGCCTCTTGGTCCAAAGCTTTAGCGAAAATACCATAGACTGTTTCAGTTGGCAGAATAACCGCACGGCCTGCTTCTAATTCTTTCTCAATGTGATCCATTGTCTACTACTACCATTCTATCTTGTCCAAATTGGTCTTTCAGAACTCGAACGCGTTTGTCAGGAAACGCTTCTTGAAAAAGCTCTTTTACTTTGGCTCCTTGCTTATAGCCAATTTCTAGATAGATCTTTCCGTCTGGTGTTAAAACACTTGGTGCTTGCTGGGCAATCTTTTCGTAGATGGCATATCCATCACGATCCGCAAAAAGAGCTAAGTGGGGTTCAGAGGCTAAAACATTGGCTCCAACCTCTTCTACATCATCCCGAGAGATATAGGGAGGGTTGGACACAATCAGGTCATAAGGACCTTCTAGTTCGTCCAGTACATCTGACGACTTGAATTCAAGGACAGCTTCTAACTGCTTGGCATTTTCTTGGGCCAGGGCTAAGGCCTCCTCTGAGACATCGCTAGCTTGAACCTGCCAAGTAGGTCTAGCAAGGGCTAGGCTAATAGCAATGGCACCACTTCCTGTTCCGATATCCAGAAGTCGTAAGGCTTTCTCATCGTTTTCTTCGAGAATAAGAGCGACCAATTCTACCGTTTCAGGTCGTGGAATCAGCACGCGCTCATCCACTGCAAAAATATGGCCAAAAAAATCTGCGCTACCAATAATATATTGGGCAGGAACGTGATGTTTCAGCTGCTCAAAGATGGATAGAAGCAAGGCCTGATCCTCTACTTCCACTTCTTTTTGCAAGGCAAGGACAAAGTCTGTAAAAGTCCAGTTTTTTAAAGCACGATACGCGAAGGAGAGGCTTTCTGCTTCCTCTCCAACGGCTATTAATTCTTCTTCATACTGGGCCAATAATGATCCCAACAACATTATTTGTTCAACTCTTCTAGT of Streptococcus sp. S5 contains these proteins:
- the glyA gene encoding serine hydroxymethyltransferase, translating into MIFDKEDYKAYDADLWNAIAKEEERQQNNIELIASENVVSKAVMAAQGSILTNKYAEGYPGRRYYGGTDVVDVVESLAIERAKEIFGAKFANVQPHSGSQANCAAYMALIEPGDTVMGMDLAAGGHLTHGATVSFSGQTYNFVSYSVDPETELLDFDAILKQAQEVKPKLIVAGASAYSHIIDFSKFREIADAVGAKLMVDMAHIAGLVAAGLHPSPVPYAHITTTTTHKTLRGPRGGLILTNDEELAKKINSAIFPGIQGGPLEHVIAAKAVAFKEALDPAFKEYAANVIKNSQAMADVFLQDPDFRVISGGTENHLFLVDVTKVVENGKVAQNLLDEVNITLNKNSIPYETLSPFKTSGIRIGAAAITARGFGEKESRTVAELMIKALKNADNQEVLDEVRSQVKALTDAFPLYED
- a CDS encoding L-threonylcarbamoyladenylate synthase; translation: MDHIEKELEAGRAVILPTETVYGIFAKALDQEAVNYIYELKRRPREKALNLNVADEIAIRLYSKNQPGYLTKLVDSFLPGPLTIILQANKKVPDWIHSGLDTVGFRIPAHPKTLELIRKYGPLVGPSANLSGHASGTKYEAIVSEFDQVVPGIEDDDFLTGRDSTILDISGSKARILRQGSITKADLLAQVPELSFEDDKLPQ
- the prmC gene encoding peptide chain release factor N(5)-glutamine methyltransferase; protein product: MLLGSLLAQYEEELIAVGEEAESLSFAYRALKNWTFTDFVLALQKEVEVEDQALLLSIFEQLKHHVPAQYIIGSADFFGHIFAVDERVLIPRPETVELVALILEENDEKALRLLDIGTGSGAIAISLALARPTWQVQASDVSEEALALAQENAKQLEAVLEFKSSDVLDELEGPYDLIVSNPPYISRDDVEEVGANVLASEPHLALFADRDGYAIYEKIAQQAPSVLTPDGKIYLEIGYKQGAKVKELFQEAFPDKRVRVLKDQFGQDRMVVVDNGSH